In a single window of the Ancylobacter polymorphus genome:
- a CDS encoding complex I NDUFA9 subunit family protein — translation MVDTTKELPLESEAELARRPAPMERLVTIYGGSGFVGRHVVRALARLGWRVRVAVRRPDLAGHLQPLGAVGQIAPVQANLRYPASVLRAAEGAEVVINLVGVLHESGRQSFEAVHNFGARQVALAAREVGARLIHMSALGASAESDALYARSKAAGEAAALEAVPGAVVMRPSIVFGPEDDFFNRFAAMARLSPALPLIGGGGTRFQPVFVGDVAEAFARAVDGQARPGTVYELGGPEVLTFKALMELLLAEIDRKRLLLPMPAGLAAFNARFLEMLPNPLLTRDQVRLLGYDNVVSDAAKAEGRTLEGLGITPSALGGILPGYLWRYRKAGQFSRPEAA, via the coding sequence ATGGTCGACACCACGAAGGAACTGCCGCTGGAGAGCGAGGCTGAACTGGCCCGGCGCCCGGCGCCGATGGAACGGCTGGTGACGATCTATGGCGGCTCCGGTTTCGTCGGCCGCCACGTGGTGCGCGCTCTGGCGCGGCTGGGCTGGCGGGTTCGGGTGGCGGTACGCCGGCCGGACCTCGCGGGCCATCTGCAGCCGCTCGGCGCCGTCGGGCAGATCGCCCCGGTGCAGGCCAATCTGCGCTACCCCGCCTCCGTGCTGCGGGCGGCGGAAGGCGCGGAAGTGGTGATCAACCTCGTGGGCGTGCTGCATGAGAGCGGCCGCCAGAGCTTCGAGGCCGTGCATAACTTCGGCGCGCGGCAGGTGGCGCTCGCGGCGCGGGAAGTCGGCGCGCGGCTGATCCATATGTCGGCCCTTGGCGCCTCGGCCGAGTCCGACGCGCTTTATGCCCGCAGCAAGGCGGCGGGCGAGGCGGCGGCGCTGGAAGCTGTTCCTGGCGCGGTGGTGATGCGCCCGTCCATCGTGTTCGGCCCGGAAGACGATTTCTTCAACCGCTTCGCCGCCATGGCGCGGCTCTCCCCGGCGCTGCCACTGATCGGTGGCGGCGGAACGCGCTTCCAGCCGGTGTTCGTCGGCGATGTCGCCGAGGCCTTTGCCCGCGCGGTGGACGGTCAGGCGCGGCCGGGCACGGTCTATGAGCTCGGCGGGCCGGAAGTGCTGACCTTCAAGGCGCTGATGGAACTGCTGCTGGCAGAGATCGACCGCAAGCGCCTGCTGCTGCCGATGCCGGCCGGGCTCGCGGCGTTCAATGCCCGTTTCCTCGAAATGCTGCCCAATCCGCTGCTGACCCGCGACCAGGTGCGCCTGCTCGGTTACGACAATGTGGTCTCCGACGCCGCCAAGGCGGAAGGGCGGACCCTGGAAGGGCTCGGCATCACGCCCAGCGCTCTCGGGGGCATCCTGCCCGGCTATCTCTGGCGTTACCGCAAGGCTGGCCAGTTCTCCCGCCCGGAAGCCGCCTGA
- a CDS encoding tyrosine-type recombinase/integrase has protein sequence MGLWLVAPMKRKNSSNHQFVQRIPVDVRPRLVGVTLEVPLGDDFAPVSISESAQAIRVSLRTFDPSEAKRRQATIIAHLEGIYAGLRAAVPATLSHKQCVALSGEVYRAWAEELETSKSITIQAEADGTLVREHGIDPEEQAAGRRRAAEKLLAAETEDREREVGPLVNRTLMRHGIPFVDEASRRLLLGEFIKALADGLEASARMAEGDYSEDPKATRFPEWQPPGPPPKPSKPLKAAPAVSMRGLFAEWWREAERAGRSVSTKDSYSTALERLIAFLGHDDAAKVSAEDIVRFKDHMVSTPSPATGKPLSAKTIKDSYLAGLKSVFGWAVANLKLASNPAEKVTMKSARKQKVRQPWFTEEEAGAILSPALNAKRENGEPAQRFALRRWVPWLCAYTGARVGEMVQLRKQDVRQEAGQWVVSITPEAVTVKGGQMRTVPLHPHLVELGFVEFVQSAPAGFLFMWSGTERASWRYAKRVITDEVRKVVTDPNVQPNHGWRHTFKALGGDAGIEQRTLDAIQGHAPRTEGETYGGVTIRAMAAALERFPRFVTKLPERHSRLTE, from the coding sequence ATGGGTCTTTGGCTTGTGGCGCCGATGAAGCGCAAAAATTCTTCCAATCACCAATTCGTCCAGCGAATCCCCGTGGACGTTCGGCCGCGACTGGTCGGCGTGACGCTGGAGGTGCCGCTCGGTGACGATTTCGCGCCGGTCTCCATTTCGGAGAGCGCACAGGCCATTCGGGTCTCCCTGCGCACATTCGACCCCAGCGAGGCGAAGCGCCGGCAGGCGACCATTATCGCCCATCTGGAGGGCATCTATGCGGGCCTGCGAGCGGCGGTGCCTGCCACGCTCTCGCATAAGCAGTGCGTCGCATTGTCTGGCGAAGTCTACCGCGCGTGGGCGGAGGAGCTGGAGACCTCCAAATCCATCACCATCCAAGCCGAGGCCGATGGCACCCTCGTGCGTGAGCACGGCATAGACCCGGAGGAACAGGCCGCCGGCCGTCGCCGTGCCGCTGAAAAGCTCCTCGCGGCGGAAACTGAAGACCGGGAGCGCGAAGTCGGCCCCCTCGTAAACCGCACCCTGATGCGCCACGGCATCCCCTTCGTGGATGAAGCCTCGCGCCGCCTGCTTCTTGGTGAGTTCATCAAGGCGCTTGCGGACGGGCTGGAGGCCAGCGCCCGGATGGCCGAAGGCGACTACAGCGAAGACCCGAAGGCCACGAGGTTCCCTGAATGGCAACCGCCCGGCCCTCCCCCCAAGCCCTCCAAGCCCCTGAAGGCAGCGCCGGCCGTGTCCATGCGCGGCCTCTTTGCGGAGTGGTGGCGGGAGGCGGAACGCGCCGGCCGGTCGGTCAGCACCAAGGACAGCTACAGCACCGCGCTGGAGCGCCTCATTGCCTTCCTCGGGCATGATGACGCCGCGAAGGTCTCCGCCGAGGATATCGTGCGGTTCAAGGATCACATGGTGTCCACGCCGAGCCCGGCAACGGGCAAGCCGCTGAGCGCCAAAACCATCAAAGACAGCTACCTCGCGGGCCTCAAGAGCGTCTTTGGGTGGGCCGTCGCCAACCTGAAGCTCGCCAGCAACCCCGCCGAGAAGGTGACGATGAAGTCGGCGCGGAAGCAGAAGGTTCGGCAACCGTGGTTCACGGAGGAGGAGGCGGGCGCGATCCTCTCCCCCGCTCTCAACGCCAAGAGGGAGAATGGGGAGCCAGCGCAGCGGTTTGCCCTCCGGCGGTGGGTTCCGTGGCTCTGTGCCTATACCGGGGCGCGGGTCGGGGAGATGGTCCAGCTACGCAAGCAGGATGTCCGGCAGGAGGCGGGGCAATGGGTGGTCTCCATCACGCCTGAGGCCGTCACGGTGAAGGGCGGGCAAATGCGAACCGTCCCGCTGCATCCGCACCTCGTGGAGCTTGGCTTCGTGGAGTTCGTGCAATCGGCACCGGCCGGCTTCCTGTTCATGTGGTCCGGCACCGAGCGGGCTTCGTGGCGCTACGCCAAACGGGTCATCACCGATGAGGTGCGCAAGGTCGTGACAGACCCGAACGTCCAGCCGAATCATGGCTGGCGGCACACCTTCAAGGCTCTGGGTGGCGATGCCGGCATTGAGCAGCGGACGCTGGACGCCATACAGGGCCACGCGCCCCGGACGGAAGGCGAGACCTACGGGGGCGTGACCATCAGGGCCATGGCGGCAGCGCTGGAGCGGTTCCCCCGGTTCGTCACCAAACTGCCGGAGCGTCACTCCCGCTTGACGGAATAG
- a CDS encoding recombinase family protein yields MKRYVIYTRVSTEDQGKSGLGLEAQRRDIEIFLTNFSEEPWEVIGEFRDILSGKSDDRPQLAAALKLVRETGAELLIAKLDRLSRKVSFIAGIMDDKRVRLRVASMPFADNFQLHIYAALAEQERDFISKRTKAALAIAKEKGRQLGGLRDATMKRNAAIQEKAAAEARKVMQIIGPLRQSGRTLASIAGALNDMQVATSRGGQWTAMQVKRVLERV; encoded by the coding sequence ATGAAACGCTATGTCATCTACACGCGAGTGAGCACCGAGGATCAAGGAAAGAGCGGCCTTGGTCTGGAGGCGCAGCGTAGAGACATAGAAATCTTCCTCACTAACTTCTCAGAGGAGCCTTGGGAGGTAATCGGGGAGTTTCGGGACATCCTCTCAGGCAAGAGTGATGACCGCCCGCAATTGGCCGCTGCCCTGAAGCTGGTGCGGGAGACTGGCGCGGAGCTTCTCATCGCCAAGCTGGACCGCTTGAGCCGCAAGGTGTCCTTCATCGCTGGCATCATGGACGACAAGCGGGTGCGGCTCCGGGTCGCCTCCATGCCCTTCGCGGATAACTTCCAGCTTCATATCTACGCAGCGCTGGCGGAGCAGGAGCGCGACTTCATCTCCAAGCGCACCAAGGCCGCTCTCGCCATCGCCAAGGAGAAGGGGAGGCAGCTTGGAGGGCTCCGGGACGCCACCATGAAGCGCAATGCTGCCATTCAGGAGAAGGCGGCGGCAGAGGCCCGGAAGGTCATGCAGATCATCGGCCCCTTGCGCCAGTCAGGCCGAACCCTCGCCAGTATCGCCGGAGCGCTTAATGACATGCAGGTGGCGACATCGCGTGGCGGCCAATGGACGGCCATGCAGGTTAAGCGGGTGCTGGAGAGGGTCTAG
- a CDS encoding HNH endonuclease signature motif containing protein: MNERNPQVSPEVTAEIAREFLEYNPETGMMIWRVRPRKWFTTDAEHRTWNSKYAGRQAGTLKTDTGYRGVRIFGRRYPEHRLAWLMQTGAWPETELDHINHRRDDNRWKNLRPVTSSENRQNLGRRCNGRLLPLGIDRLPGSKKLRARITVDGVKMELGRFDTEEEAVRAREVAEIAAGYHPNHGRDVVEGEEPPIRIVVQLDD, encoded by the coding sequence ATGAACGAGAGAAACCCTCAGGTCTCCCCCGAAGTCACCGCCGAGATTGCCCGTGAGTTCCTTGAGTATAACCCGGAGACGGGCATGATGATTTGGCGGGTGCGACCCCGGAAGTGGTTCACGACTGACGCCGAGCATCGGACTTGGAACAGTAAGTACGCAGGGCGGCAGGCTGGTACGCTGAAAACGGACACGGGATACCGGGGAGTTCGCATCTTCGGCCGCCGCTACCCCGAGCACCGCCTCGCGTGGTTAATGCAGACGGGGGCATGGCCGGAGACGGAATTGGACCACATCAACCATCGCCGCGACGACAACCGATGGAAGAACCTTCGTCCTGTCACGTCCTCGGAGAACCGGCAGAACTTGGGGCGCCGCTGCAATGGTCGCCTTCTTCCGTTGGGAATTGATCGGTTGCCGGGCAGCAAGAAGCTACGCGCCAGGATCACCGTGGACGGCGTAAAGATGGAGCTTGGTCGGTTCGACACCGAGGAGGAGGCCGTTAGGGCGCGTGAGGTGGCGGAGATCGCCGCCGGCTATCACCCGAACCATGGTCGCGATGTTGTGGAAGGCGAGGAGCCGCCCATTCGTATCGTGGTCCAACTGGACGACTGA